The region tcatattgctgaatcaagagctgcatcttgttttctctaacttgctcagtgccatcacagattatctgtattgtatcccaaacatccttgacagttttgcagttgataatgttctcaaacatatctccatcaactccattaaacaggatgttcatggcctttttatccttcctaacttgttcaatgtcagcattagaccattcatgccttggcttggggactgatggctcgtttcctgttgctgctctcattggaacatgagggcctctttctatacattcaacataggcctcatcttgagaaagcaaatgaagatgcatctttaccttccaatgatggtaattatctttatccagaaaagggatcttgactccaacatccttcttgttcatcttgctgtattgttttgatctttaaactctttgtaagttaaaagcttgctctgataccaattgttagtcccttaacaatatgacaagaattacagaagggaggttaaatggaattcttgaaactttttcttgaaataaaatgttctaactcaaatataaatgtAAGTGTATTGATTAGCGCAATGCgaaataaaaacttaagtgaatcaaaacacaagtaattaaaaaacaagagtctttaaaaattttctggtggatttgaatgattccaccagagatatatattatatatcgagagaaccttgtgtgcagaaatgctcacagctgcttacaacaattgaacttctaagactacagaaaaatgctaagaatcctgcttacaaatgtttctctattttcttgcttagatcgatagtgtcttagttgctacttcttggtttatatatcaccaagattacaaagtaataagacaagataataaaacaaaaactatctagtctattacaatgctacttcattactctattccagcacctttgaatatcttcataatagcatggaaatggcaatgcttctttgttctcgaaaacccagttgaataggctaccacattccatttgcatccactcgacgcatgtgactgtgttgtcactgtcaacagatatttgaattctttatccgtcgggttcatgatcattcgtcgagttattgatcatcaGTCTGGTTGTCAATTGGATCATCCGTCAACTACATTATAGGTTATctgtcgggtagcaaactggcacttgacttcatttcatttatgcaaaattacaagacatcgtctatgtacaattaatcaacctattctgcatatctagttaaagtcaacatgacttgaatactacttacagactctaaacaatggtgaatgcagaaatgtgctacagacttattgttacataagctactcactcaatggattataagtcatcatccgtcgggactataatgagtcatccgtcgggactataaatcttattcgtcgagtgctacattatttcactaagtaaaatctactaaggtgttttgttcaagaaatcatcaagtacacaacatatacacaccatattgctttccttttcctccttGAATATCTGTtgaagtgacaaatcctgatgacatcatcaagtactgatataagtactgatgacttcACTCTTTAGTAAATATTGATATAAGTCATGataagaacttctgatagtttttgTCCAAATAATTTGATGCACAATTTTATATAACCGGGAATGATATACATTATTTTAAAATGAAGTAAAATTATgacataaatataaataatttaatcttaaatttaattaaattactTAACTCGACGTTTTTTGTTAAACTTTTTAACTCTTCATTTTTTAAAAGTGAATTATAATTATTTCTAgacaaagaaaataatttatttagaAATAAAGATATAAATTATTAACTTTTCTTTAAGACCGAAAACAAagatttaaaaattaaaaataggatATTATTTATAAAGGGCAACTAATTATAATATAATCATGGTGGCCTTTACACATTTTGAGTTATATGTAAAATATGAGACCGTAACTATGAAAAAATATCtcattttaattttattccaatttcaaaattatatagaaataaatataagtaaaaaAATAATCTGATCTGATTTTCATAATATGTAATAAACAGAATGATGTACCATTAATTTAACATCTTTTTTCTATTCATACTTTGTATCAAAAATACATATTCTTTTACTTTAAATAAACATattgataaataaatatattttttatttatcaatctgttaaaataattttaaagtttTCTATAAGTagaataattaattttattataatgctctatttttatttatcaatattttaaaataattttaaagtttTCTGTTAGCAGTTGAATTAACTTTTAATagggtatatatttatatatattttatatgattttattccTCATATTTGTTATATTTTACATTGATTTggtttttttattaattatattctAATGTTTTGTTGTAGGAAGTAATGAAATCCTAAACTTGTATGGATTGGAGAATAAGAGTTTAATTTGGAGATTTATTAGAAGGAACTTCGGATTTGTTGGATCAATTCACTGTTTGGACCATATCTTGAGTTCTTGAAGTCAAAATTGGACGATTTAACAACCCACACGAAACTAACAGAATTATCTTTCATTGTACAAAGGTCTAAGTATCAAATTACAACTGGAGCGGCCCAGAGTTATTGAAGAAAAGTCGGCTACAAATTTTTCTTTAGAAACCCAATCAGTTTAGGAAACGTACTCGTATTCTCCTATAAGCATTAAAAAACTtttattatatatacatatataaatatacagAAGGGGATCATTCCTGTTCTTCTTGTAAAAGATTGAAGGTTTTTTTTATATATTCTCATTAATATCAATTATGTGTTCTTATTATATTATGTGTTTTGTTAATCTAATTATAAGTGAGTAGATTTTTGATCTAGAGTCAAGTTGAACCCTAGTTATGGTTGATGTATGATTTTTCCAATTCCCCCAATTTAGTTATATTAAATGCTCTTACTTATTGAGTTTTGTTTAATTAACAATTATAGTTCAGCCATGATTATGTGTATTGTTTGAACCCAAAATCTATTTATCAGCGAAAGTTGAATTTAGGTGGTTGTGATTTatccaataaggacataaatttCACCATGAAAATAGGTAGAATGGATTGTTAGGAAGTTAGGATGCTATATTTAATGTCTCTAAATTGCATGATACCATTAAAATAGGCTTGATTGTATTTTAGAGAAGCCATTAATACTCGAGAGAGGTTATTGGTATTTTATAGGAAGCGTCTTTCCTCTTAAGTAGTATATGATTAATTTGGCTGGGAAATCATAATTGAATTGATTTATGCTAGTGTGGATACTTAACTCTGGATGTTTTTAGTTAGTTGATTAAGAGAACGCAATTGCTTTAATATAATTTTAGTTAAACAATCTCTCAATATTTATTGTGTAACTTACTTGGTTAAATCGAGTCAAGAATTGATAGTGATTGGTATCTTTATCTCCGTGGGATCGACTCTGATTTACCTTACTACATAGTTAGAAGGATTTGTTGGAAATTATTATTTGATAGGCACGCGACAGCCTTGTCAACTTTTATTTTAATGCTCTAATTTTGTATGTTGTGTTGATTGTATGTATTAAGGAATAATATTGTAATATCCTgtttaacatatttcaaaataagttatgttgagtttttttttgtttttttaattttccaAAATTTAAACTGCGAGGTGTCGCCGTAAGGTGATGCTGAGTATTATTgaagtaattttttttattaaatttatatatattaatatcgTTAGAGGAATAATTGACAAAAATTGAATTCGAATTCATATGTTTAATGTATTAAATATATTTTTGcaatatatgtaaaaaatataaTCGTTTAAAACATATTTGTCAAATGAAAAAATGCGTAAACAATATTTATAAACTGAAAAAATCTCGAAAATAATATTTATCGACTGAGAAAATAAACGACACAAgatgaaaaaaaataaaatatcaaCGTCTCCCTTAattgaattaattatatattattaacaAACAATTTAAGCATAATTgcataatataaaatatttataaaaaaataaaatttattacgCGCAAAAATCTCTAATTTAGCTAAAATATGGTTTTGCACAaagatactccctccgtcccggcCAATTGTTTACATTTGGTTTGGGCACGGAGGTTAAGAAATATATATAAAGTAGTGAAACAGAGAAAGAAAAGTGAGTGGAGTAGTGGGACCtattgatttttaatgtataaaatgGATACAGTGGAGTAAAAGTAAGTGGTGGAACCCatttactatttttggtaagttttgaaatgtaaagaattggatggGACATTCCGAAAAAAAAAGTGTAAAGAAATGGTTGTGACAGAGGGAGCAGGAATTAAACGAAAAGAGTATATAAATGGAAACGTACTTAACCATATATGTTCGTAATGAGCGAAGATATTTGTTTAGATTTCTGGACAAAATAAAATTACcctaaaaagaaaaaaataaaataaaaattgtaAAAAATAAGTTACCTGACCCCACTAGGCGGTCTATTTAGTTTGTGAATTGCGTTTATATAAGCAAGTAAAATAGTGTAATGAAAAATATTagaaatataaaattaaattttaaaatatttacaaaatatcTCGTGCAAGactttaatttaataaaaatgttttaataataataattatattattgtATTAATTTACTAAATAAAGATAAATTCCTGCATTTATTTCAATAATATCagttaaattattttatattgcTAAATCGGTTACGTCACCTGATTTGATAATAAtgtttttataattattttttcttCTAGCATTACTCTTAAATAAAAATAGAAGTGACCCGACCCGATTTGGTTAATTGAAGGGGGGGAAAATCAGAGGAAAAAGAAAGGGCCACGAGGGCAGATTCCCATGACAGTCTGTGTGTCTCTGTGTCTATCATACTCATCCCCTGGATATTAATAATACAAACACATATCACACAaacaaaactctctctctctctctctctctctctctcgctctctctgtGACATTGCTGAGTGCTAAATCTGCCGGCCGGAGATCTCGTCGGACGTTATGGATTCCGTAATCGAATCAGCCTGGAAGGTACTTCTATTTACACTAATTACTATCCTCCTTCGCATCCATTAGATTTATTTAATCAATGTGTATGTATGTATTGTATGTATCGACGATTGTAATCttatggagagagagagagaaagagagagagagaaggtgTTTATAGATGCTGAATTCTACATTGTTTTCTCCGTTTACATTTATTTGCTAGATGTTGTATATCAATGTTACTGagttttttataattttttattattgaTTTTTATTCTGATTCACTCATTTACTGTACATATGTTGGTTATCGGAGATTAATTCTTCTTTTCGTTATTTCGATTTGGTGATGTTTTGGACCTTACCTTATGTTATAATTTGTTGGATTAGGATTTGTCGGATTATGGGAATTGTTATTAGGTTTATGATTACATTATTTAGATTTAACTCTGAGTTTTTTCGAGGAAACTAATGCACCAATTCTAGTAACATGTACTAGTtgtattttcttttatttattgtGTGAAACAATTAGCTCTAAGATTTTATATGTATGTATAGTTAAATGTTTACAAGCCACTAGGAAATTATCACGACTGATTGCATCTGTTGATATTTTCGTATTTAAGGCCGAGTCTATGTTTTATGTTGACATTAGAATTATGCTTGTCAAAGAGAAAGATAACATTCTCTTTCTGTGTTGTATATGCACTAGAATGTTATGCAAGGACAATCTTGCACGTTATTGTTAGAATTTTTGTATCGTAGTATCGTGAGATTTATCATGAGATTTGTCGTGAGCTATATCAGTGGACTTGACTAAAAGTGTCCATTTGTTGGACTGGGCAGTAATTTGAAAGTGATTTGTTTGTTTTTGGCTTTAAATGAAGTGTCTATTGACAATATGTTTATTTGTCTAGTATAGTGTTGACATCTTTGCTGTTCTGACATGGAAGAGTAATTGCTACTTTTACTTATTTATTGCAGTACGACTCACAATCATTTTGTTTTTTACATATCGTTAATCTACTCGTTTCCTCCCTTTGTGATGCAGTATTTGATCACTCACTTCAGTGACTTTCAGCTGGCATGTATTGGAAGTTTCCTCCTCCATGAAAGTGTCTTTTTCTTGTCAGGGCTTCCTTTTATTTATCTCGAAAGGGCTGGTTGGCTAAGCAAGTACAAAATTCAGGTTTCCCTCTTCTTGAATTGTATTCTTTAATTAATATGTATAGAGACACTGAAACTAAagatatttattattaaatattccCCTGATGTATTAAATTTTTACTCGGCAATGGCCATTACATTAAGACCATCGACGTAATGAAAGTCAATTGATTTGTagttttttaaatattttaaacatGTCGGCCTTTTTTACATAAAATTTATTGTATTGAATTTCTTTCTGGTCATTGCAGGCGAAAAACAATACTTCTGAAGCTCAGGAAAAATGCATTAGTCGTCTCTTGCTATATCATTTCTGTGTCAACCTTCCAGTTATGCTTGTATCATATCCTGTGTTCAGTTTCATGGGAATGAGAAGCAGTCTCCCATTGCCGTCCTGGTATATTCAGGTTCTTTATATGCTATAGCTATATCTGAAATTATGTGCTATATGCAATCTCTGGCATATAAGGATAACTTGTGTTTTCCAAATCTGCTTTATAGTTTTAAACTTGTAGTGATTTGTAATATATTTGTGTATATATATTACTAATATTTTCAGCCTGTGTTTGTAGGAAAGTAGTGTCTACACAGATATTCTTTTACTTCATCATAGAGGACTTCATATTCTACTGGGGTCACAGGGTTCTGCATACAAAATGGTTGTACAAACATGTCCACAGTGTTCATCATGAGTAAGTGGAGAATACGAAGATGCTCAATAATTAAAAATGTTCTGTAATGTTTTCGGCATGTTTAACAAACTACACTTGATATTTAGGTACGCGACACCCTTTGGACTGACTTCAGAATATGCTCACCCTGCTGAAATACTGTTTCTTGGTTTTGCCACTATTGTTGGTCCTGCCATTACTGGACCCCATCTAATAACTCTATGGTTATGGATGGTTGTAAGAGTCCTGGAGACGGTGGAAGCACATTGTGGTTACCACTTTCCGTGGAGCATTTCAAATTTCTTGCCTCTATATGGCGGGTGAGCATTTAAGCTCTCTTTTTGCTTAATAGTATCTCCTCCCAAATGTTAAATTATCTATGTTGTGTATTGTGCCTGATAGATATGTTTTACAAATTTTCAGAGCTGATTTCCATGACTATCATCACCGGCTTCTCTATACCAAGTCTGGAAATTACTCATCCACTTTCGTTTACATGGACTGGTATGCATCATTCATGCATTTAGCTACATGAAAAGTTTTCTGCTTGATCTGATATGAATTTACTCAAGTTTCGGCCCTTTCTTGTATGCTCAATAATCTTAAAAGATGTCTTATTATAAAGATATATGTCCTAATTGTATTAGTAACACTTGCAGACTAACTTTAAATAATTAAGAAGGTAACTTTCCAACTTCAACAAAGTGATTGCAATCATTTGTGTCACCATGTACATGTTATGAATGTTCTAAAATTGTATAAACTGTTGTTTCTTAATTACTTTGGGTTCTTCTATACAGTGGTTGTAGATTAACTAGTTAAGCACGCATGCAGTACCCCAAATTTAAATCCAATCCTGATGATACGATTTTATTTTTTTAGTGAACTTTCATTGATCTTTGCGATTATTGTATGTGCCTAGTGGTTATATTATGGGACTATATATGATATATCTTAGTTTTAAGGAAATTTAGAAGTTTTAGATGCCTTAGTAACTAAAAGGTTGATGTAACAAATGGTACCAAAGTCGTAGGCTGGGGATAACTATTGTCAACACTGGCAGACCTACTTTCTTCAGCATGATGTCTGTTGACTTTAAGATCCTCACTAATGTGTTTCTCCAGAGCAGCATCTTTTAAGAATAATTAAGATGAATAAAGTGTTCTTGTCTTCTTTACAATGGGTGTTACCACTTCATAGATCGTTGTGTGAGAACAGAACAAAACTCCGTTCTCTTTTAAAACAAAGCATGTTTACAGTGGTTCACTAGGTATCTTTACATGGATGTCTAGTGATTTATAAGTACTTGTTTCCCTGTCTGTTTTATTATTcatatctttttcttttccttctcAGGATATTTGGTACTGATAAGGGTTACAGAAAGCTGAAGGCTGTTAAGAGCATTGAAGATGAGATCAATGCCAAGCAAATGTAGTTTGGTATATGGCTATCATCGATTAGAAACTAGAGCATCCTTGTAATGAGCATTGGTTCGTCCTCACATTGTTCGTTACTGCTTAACATATATGTTCTAGTTTCATTGTGTTTCCTTTGGAGTCGGATCAAAGCTTGTTTTAGATGATGTTCATCTTTGTATCCAATTTCCAGCGTGAATCAGTTCTCTTTAATCACCTTTTTCTGTGGTGTTCATGGAACTTTTAATACCAAATCCCAGTGCGAGCATTTACTACCTTTTGCTATGATTATGCTTTGTGTTATTTGTAGTGAAGAGTGCAGTTGCATTGTTGCTGTGGGGTAAATTTTATGCACTTACAGATTTAGTGATTACCTTTCGAGTGCTTCTGCTGCTGATATGTGTTCCTTCTTTAAGAGTTCAAGGTTCGTTTTAGGTCTTGTGCTACGAGTACTATATTGAACTACAATATAGTTGTCCCTTTTCTTTGTGAAGTGAAATGATCATAGTTTTAGTCCTCTCCAAGAATGTTACCTTCTATTACAGTTAGAGTACAAGTCTCATCCATCTCTTCCAACATACTTTAATATATCTAATGTTCTAGTCCCATCAATCTCTTCCAACATTCTTTAATATATTTTGTGTTCCACATACTCCGGCTTACTCCTGGGTGGTATAACTGTTAacttttagcttgaatcatttCAAATGATGTATATTTCTTAGCCTAGCTAATTTCTTAGCCTAGCTAGCAGTTTAAATCTCTCTTCAAGTCAAAACACTAGACATGGTCTAGTCTCATCCATCTTTTCTGACAGTTTAAATTAAGTAGTGGTCTCATCCGTGGCTAGCAGTTTGAATCTCTCTTCAGAACTATATATACTGTTTAGTCTCATCCATCTCGGTTTAGTCTCATCCATCTCTTCTGGCGTACTTTGAAGTGTGTCGTGGTCTCATTGACATCTTTCGGCATACTTTAAGATGTACAGTGTTCTACTTATTGGACTTTACACTGACCAGGGAGGTATTATTGTAATTATTAGTTTGAAACCCTTCAAGTGAGAA is a window of Apium graveolens cultivar Ventura chromosome 11, ASM990537v1, whole genome shotgun sequence DNA encoding:
- the LOC141698391 gene encoding methylsterol monooxygenase 2-2 — its product is MDSVIESAWKYLITHFSDFQLACIGSFLLHESVFFLSGLPFIYLERAGWLSKYKIQAKNNTSEAQEKCISRLLLYHFCVNLPVMLVSYPVFSFMGMRSSLPLPSWKVVSTQIFFYFIIEDFIFYWGHRVLHTKWLYKHVHSVHHEYATPFGLTSEYAHPAEILFLGFATIVGPAITGPHLITLWLWMVVRVLETVEAHCGYHFPWSISNFLPLYGGADFHDYHHRLLYTKSGNYSSTFVYMDWIFGTDKGYRKLKAVKSIEDEINAKQM